AAGGTCTGCTTGATGAGCAGCCCGCATCCGCACAGGACGCCGAGCGCGATCGAAAATTTCCGCGAAGAAAAACGGTCGGTCGCAAGCGCCATGGCGAGCGTCGCCGCGACGAGCGCCGCGAGGGGCCAATCGACGAGATAGACTCGCGAAAAACCGAGCGCCGCGGGCGAGAGCGTCGCCAGCGTCGCCGCGAGCAGACCGGTCGCCTCGTCGCGAAGCCGCTGCCCGATGGCGAACACAGCCATCATCAAGATCGCGGAGTACAGCGAGATCGACATGGCCGCCGCGTCAAACGTATCGGGATAAAGCACCGAGAACGGCAGAGCCGTGAAATGCGTCAGCGGCGGGTAGAACAGGTCGCGCGTTGCGTCGAGGAATCCGCTCCACATACCGGGCTCGCCGAGCACGGCCCGCGCCAGCATCGCCGCCGCGCGCGACATAAAGAGCACGTCGTGCGTGGGCGGCACGCGGTCCGCGAGGATCACGTGCGACGAAACAAGGGTATTGGCGAGGATGAGCAGACAAAGCGCCGCGAACATCGGCCGAGAAGTTTTCGCGCCGAAGGAGGTGTCCTTCGTCTCGCTGTCCAGGCCGTCGCCCATCGGGTGAACCGCCGATCCTTGTCCCCTGAATCGGGCCAGACTATAACCGGCGATCGACACGCTCAAGTGCGGACCCACGCCGCCGACGGAGAACCGCATGGAGTCCGAGCCCCGCCGTTTCATCCTCGCCAGCGGATCGCCGCGCCGCCGGGCGATGTTCGCCGAGATGGGCGTCGCATTCGAGGTCGTCGTTTCGAATGTCCCGGAAGACGAGATGCACGGCGAAACGCCCGACGCGCATGTGCGGCGTCTCGCGTACGCCAAGGCGGACGAGGTCGCGCGCGGCCGCGACGACGCCCTCGTGCTCGGCGTGGACACGATCGTGGTGATCGATGGCGAGATTCTCGGCAAGCCCGCGAATGAGGGCGACGCCGAGCGGATGCTCGGACGCCTCGCCGGGCGCGATCACACGGTCTTCACGGGCTACGCGCTCGTATGGACCGCGGGTGTCGCGCGAGAGAGCCGCGTGGTGCAAAGCCGCGTCTTCATGCGCGCGCTCACGCCCGAGCGCATCCAGTGGTACGTCGCCACCGGCGAACCGATGGACAAGGCGGGCGCCTACGCGATCCAGGGTATCGGCGCGTCGCTGGTGACGCGCGTGGAGGGCAGCTATACGTGCGTCGTGGGGCTGCCGCTCGCCGAAGCCGTGCTCGACATCGAGCGGCTCGTCGGCCCCGAGTGGCTGTTCGGACGCCGCCCATGACCACCAACGCCGTCGCGCGAAACCTGGCATCGGTGCGCGAGCGCGCCGACGCCGCCGCGCGAAAAGTCGGGCGCGATCCCGCCGCGATCACCCTCGTCGCCGTCTCGAAGACGCATCCCGTCGATGTCGTCACGGCCGCGCACGCCGCGGGGCATCTCGACTTCGGCGAAAACTACGCGCAGGAACTGGCGGACAAGGCGAGCGCCGCGCCGCCGGATGTGCGCTGGCACTACATCGGTCGATTGCAGACGAACAAGGTGAAGTTCGTCGCGCCGGTGGCGTACCTGGTGCACACGGTCGATTCGGAGCGCCTCGCGCAGGAACTCGATCGTCGGGCCGCGCTGCTCGAACGACGCATCGCCGTTCTTCTGCAGGTCAATCTGGCAGGCGAGGAACAAAAAGGCGGAGTAAACCCGGATGAATTGCCCGCGCTGCTCGACGCCGTATCGGCCTGCGCGCATCTCGACGTGCGCGGCCTGATGACCATGCCGCCGTTCTGGCCGGCCGAGCGCGTGCGCCCGTTTTTCGCCGCGCTGCGCGAGTTGCGCGACCGGTTGGCCTCGCCGTCGCGGCCGCTCGCGGAGCTGTCGATGGGGATGAGCGGCGACTTCGAAGCCGCCATCGAGGAAGGCGCGACGATCGTGCGCGTCGGCACCGCCATCTTTGGTACGCGCGAGCCGTGACCGCGTCATGACGAGTGCATCGATCCCGGTCACGTCGCGATTTGCCGCGCATGCCGCGCTGGTTGCGCTCGTGGCGATCGCCGCGTATGCGCCCGTCTTCGTCAACGAATTCACCTACGACGCGCGCCTCGTCGTCGGCGACAACCCCGCAGTCGCCGACCCGGCGAACCTCGCCGCGCTGTTCTCGGGCGAATACTTCACACGCTTCGGCGAAAACACGTATCGCCCCGTCGTCAGCCTCACCTACATGATCGACGCCGCGCTGCTCGGTCGCTCGATCGGGGCGTTCGGCGCGTCGAGCCTCGCGTGGCACGTGCTTGCGGTGGTCGGGTTCCTCGTCGTCGCGCGCCGACGTGTCGGGGCGTGGCCCGCCCTCGCCGCGGCGCTCGTCTATGCCGCGCACCCCGCGCCGAGCGAGGCGGTGTTCTGCGTCGGGCATCGCGAAGCGATCCTCGGCGGTGCGGCCGTGTGGTGGGCGATCGCGGCGCACGACCGCGCGTCCAAATCGCCCGCTCATCGCACGGCTTCGCTCGCCATCTACGCGGTCGGCATGTTCGCGATCGAGTCGGTGATCCTCGTCCCGGCTTATCTCGCGGTCGAAACGTGGATCGCGCGCGAGGACGGGCGCTGCGCGGCGCTGCGCCGCGTGTGGCCGTTCGCCGTCCTCGCCGTCGCCTTCGTGCTCGGTCGCGAGTTCGTCTTCGCGGGCACGCGCGGCGAGACGCCGTTCTACGGCGGTTCGTGGCTGTCGGCCCTCGCCGCGGCCTTCGCGTTTTTCGCGCGCTACGTCGCGCTCGCGTTCTGGCCGAATCCGCTCGCGCCCGACTATGCCGCGTCGCCGATCGCGCAACTCGCCCCGTCGACCATCGCGGGCATGGTCATCGCCGTCGCGATGACTTGGCTCGTCGCCACCCGGCGCGGCGCGGTCGCCACGCGGCTCGGCATCGCGTGGTTCGCGGCGTCGCTGCTGCTCGTCTCGCACGTCCTCGTACCTTTCTGGATTCCCATGGCCGAGCGATATCTCTACGTCGGCATCGGCGCGTTTGCGCTGGCGCTGGTTGCCCCGCTCGTTTCGGCATCGCTCGACATCGGGCTGTCCAGGTCGCGGATGACCCTCGTGTTCGCGTGCGCGCTCGCCTTGCTGATCGCCGCCACGCATCTGCGCGGGCGCGACTGGCGCGACGATCTGTCGTTGTGGAGTCGCGCGGTGGCGACGCAGCCGCGTTCCCCCGTGGCGTGGAGCAATCTCGCCGACGCACTTTCCGCGCGTGGAGACCAGCGGGGCCGCAAGGAGGCGCTCGCACGGCTTGTCGAGATCGATCCGCAAAACTTCGGCGCGATGGACACGCTCGTCACGATGGCGCTGCGCGAGCGGAGAACGGTCGATGCGCGAGCGTGGATCGCGCGAATGACGAATTCGGGCGCCCCGTCGCTCATGATCGAGCGCGCCCGCGCGCAGACGGCTATCGCCGAAAGCCGGTTCGAAGAGGCCGGGGTGGCGGCGGCGGCATGTCTCGATGCAAACCCGCGCGAGGGGCTGTGCCTGCAGGCCGCGGCATTCATCGCGTTTTCGCGAGGCGACGACGATCTCGCGGCGCGGCGTTTTGACGAGTGCGCGCGCGAGGCGTCGGCCGACATGTCGATCCGCGAGGCGTGCGAGCGCGGTCTGGCCGCGGCGAACGCTCGACGCGCATCGCGCGAAAACCCCGATGGATCGGGCGTTTTCCCATCGCCGGGAACGCCGTGAAACTCGCAACGGCTATTGACACCCGCCCGTGATTGCAAAATGATTCTTCGACGCTGACTTTTTCTTTTGGCAACGCGCAACGGAACGTACACATGGATCTGGCCGAGCGGATTGCGTCGGAGCAGTCGCTTTCGACGGCGGTGGTGCGGCGCATCATCGAGTTGTTGGTTGCACAGGCGACCATTCCTTTCATCGCGCACTATCGCCGTGAGGATACGGGAGGCTTGAGTGCCGGGCGCATCGCCCGCATCGCCGATCGCCACCGCGCGTGGAAGGAGTTGGTCTCGCGCCGGGATGCCGTGGCGCAAAGCATCGAGGAGCAGGGCAAGCTGACCGACGAGTTGCGCGCGGCCATCGAGGCCGTCGACAACCGGCAGGATCTCGAAGATCTCTTTCAGCCCTATCGCCCCAAGCCCGCGACCCGCGCGCAAAAAGCGACCGAGTCGGGACTCGCCCCGCTGGCCGAACTCATTTGGGCTCAGGCTTCCGACGACCGCCCGCTCGCCGATATCGCCGCGCCGTTCGTCGATCCGGCCAAGGACGTGGCGGACGAGGACGCCGCGTGGAGCGGAGCGCGCGCGATCTGCGCCGAGCGCATCGCCTGCCTGCCCGAACTGCGCGGCGGGCTGAGGCGGCTCGCGTACGCGACCGGGCACGTCGCGTCTCGCCCGGCCGAGGGCGTGGACGACCGCGCGGCGGCCAAGTACCGCGAATACTTCAACTGGAACGAGCTCGCGCAGGGCGCGGCGGTCAAGGATGTCATGATCCTGCGTCGCGGCGAAAAAGAAGGACTGCTCTCGATCCACATCGTGGTCGAGCGCGAGGCGGCTCTCGCCGAATGCCGCAAGACCGTCATCCGCAACGTCGATTCGCCGTTCCTCGATCAGCTCGAGGCCGCGATCGAGGACGCCTACGACCGCCTGCTCGCGCCCTCGATCGAGGGCGATGTGCGCATGAAGCTGCGAGAAACGTCGGACGCCGAGGCGATCGACCTGATCGCCGCGAACCTGCGCGATCTCCTGCTCGAACCGCCTTTCGGACCGAAGGTCGTCATGGCCGTCGCGACGCACGCCGACCGCGGATTCACCGCCGCGGTCGTGGACGGCGCGGGCAAGCTGATCGAGGTCGCGGCGCTCGACCAGGCCGGTGCCACGCTCATGCCCGAGGCCGAGGTGACGCTCGCGCGTATGATCGATGCGCACAAGCCGGAGGGCATTGCCATCGCCAAGGCGCCGGGCGCGCAGGCGGTGCGCGCGTCGGTCGAAACCCTCGTCGCCAATATGGGCCTTGCCGGCGTGACCATCGTGGCCGTTCCCGAAGCCGAGGCGGCGGTGTATTCCACCAGCCCCGTAGGCCGCGACGACATGCCCGATCTCGAGCAGCATCACCGCCGCGCCGTCAGCCTCGCGCGCCGATTGCAGGACCCGCTATTCGAGCTCGTCAAGATCGATCCGCGCTCGATCGGCTCGTCGCCGTATCACCACGACGTCGATCGCACCGCGCTGCTGGACCGCCTGCTGCGCGTGACGACGTTGTGCGTGTGCTCGGTCGGCGTCGATCTCAACACGGCGCACTACCGGCCCATCTCGTTTGTCGCGGGCGTCGGCCCGGTGCTGGCGAAGAATATCGTCGCGTTCCGAGAACAAAACACCGGATTCCGGACGCGCTCGGCGCTGCATCAGGTCAAGAAGATGACGCCGACCTCGTTCGACCAGTGCGCGCCGTATCTGCGCGTGGCGGGCGAGAATCCGCTCGACATGACGGCGATCCACCCCGAGCGCTATCCCATCGTCGAGAAGATGGCCGAGGATCTCGGCGTGGATCTCGCCGCACTGCCGGCCGATCCGGCCGTGCGCGCGCGCATCGACATCTCGAAGTACCTCGACGAAAACGTCGGCGAGCCCACGCTCACGCACATCCGCGAGCAGCTCGAACGCCCGTGGCCCGACCCGCGCGGCCCGTTCCGGCCGCCGGTGACGAACGAGGGGATTCGTTCGCTGGAAGACCTGCAGGTCGGCAAGAAGCTGACCGGCGTGATCGCGAACGTCACCGACTACGGCGCGTTCGTCGATATCGGTCTGCTTCAGGACGGCCTCGTGCACATGTCCCAGCTCACGCACCGGCGCATCGATCACCCGCAGGATGTCGTGTGCATCGGGCAGGTGGTGGACGTTGTGGTGACCGAGGTGGACGCGAAGCGTCGACGCATCAGTTTGTCGATTCGCGCCGCCGAACCGAAGCCCGAGCGGCCGGTCAGACGTCCGCCGCCCGCGCCGGCCGCGGCCGAGGGAGCGCCGCGTGCGCCTCGCCCACCGCGTCCGAACGGTCCCGAAGTCGCCGAGGGCGAAGTGCGTCTCGACGGACCGCCGAGGGGCGAAGTGCGTCCGCGGCGGTCGGACGAACGCGCGCCGCGACGCGATGAGGGCCCTCGCCCCGAACGGCGAGACCGACGCGATGATCGCGGATGGAAGGACGGGCGAGATCAGGCCCTGGCCCGAAGCGGAGACGGACGCGGCGGGCGTGATCGCGGCGGGCGCGACGGCGGCGATAAAGCTCCGCCCCGACGCGAGCCCGAGGGCTGGCGTCCCTTCGCGAATCTCGTGATCGTCGACGGCAAGATCGTGATGAAAGAGGAAGACGCGAAGAAGAAGTGATTTTCGGTCTTTGGTCGTCGCTCTTTGGTCGTGCGTCATGGGATCTCGCAACTGCCCCAACTGCGGCGCGCCTCTCGAATCGGGCGTTCGCTGCGGTCACTGCGGCGCCGATTGGTCCGCGCCTGTCGGAGCAAAGGCCGACGGTCCCCGCTACCATTGGGCGGCCTTCGTCTCGCTCGGACTTTCGTTCCCGACGTTTCTGGTCATTCAAGCTCCCTACGTCGGTTTCATCTTCAGCGGGTTCAGCCTGTTCATGGGATACGACGCGTTGCGCGCGATCAGGCGAAACCCGAAAAAGTACCGCGGTCGCGCCGTAGCTTTCGCGGGGATGGCGATCTCGGCATATACGACCGTGACGATGCTGGAAGTCGTGCGCATGTATCGTGGATTTGGACTCTAAGTTCCCGGGGTGGTGCGACCGTTGTCGGATTTTCCGGATCGAAAGTGTCCGAACTGTGGCGCGACGCTGATCGGCGGCACCCATCGCTGCCATTACTGCGGGGCGGATTTCAAACCGGCGGGGTGGATCGACAAACCGCCGCCGCCCCACGTGCTCTCGTTCGTCGCCCTCGCCCTGGCGATCGTGGCCGTGTTCTTCGCGGGGAATATCTCCATCCAGCTGCCGATCGGAGGCGCGTGCATCGCGATCGGCCTGCTGATGCTGACGCTCGTCAAACGCAGGCCGGATCGATTCGGCGGGAGAAATCTGGCGCTGGCCGCGATGGTGATCGCCGTCGCGGCGATGATGCTGGGGATCGTCATTCGGATCAGCGTCCAGCGACTGGCCGAAGCGCCCGCCCCGACCATGACGGGCGCGCAAAGTTCCGTTTACAGCTCCGGTCGAAACGCCATGCTCGCGCAGAAAATGTTCTACGAAGATCAGGCGATCATGAATCCCTCCGGACGCCCATCCTACGCCGGAGACCTGAAATCCCTCCTGCAATACGACAAGTCCCTGACGGTCGATTCGTCCGTCACGTTCATTTTCGGTTCATGCAACCAATCGGGGTATACGTTTACCGTCAAACACGCCGAATCTCCCGCGCAGTTTGTCATGAAGGAATGATCCCGCGGTGAGCGACTGAATACGCCTTGCGACCTCGGATGGACAAGCGGCGCGGCGATCTCTATACGGTTGCGCATGGCGAAAAAGAAAACAGGCCAACGGGCTGCGGCGCAACCCACTGATCAGCATGTGGCACAGCCGCCCGCGGTCGTGCCCGGCCCGGACAGCCCGGTGATCGTGTCGCGGTCGCCGATTCCCCGCGAACGCGCCGTCTTTGTCGTCTTTCTACTGATCCTCGCCGCGTTGTCCGCGTATTGGGGCTGGCGCATCCAGTCGCGCACCGCATCGCTGTGGCAGGGCGACGACCGCTACCTGATCGAGGACGCGGGCATCAGCGTCGTCTTCGCCGAGAACATCGCGCGGGGCGAAGGGGTCGTGTATTTCCCCGACGGCGAGCGCGTGGAAGGCTATTCGAATCCGCTGTGGACCGGCCTGCTCGTGGTCGCGGCGAAGCTCGGCATCGATCCATGGAGCGTGCCTCGCCCGATGGGCATCGTGTGCACCGCCATCGCACTGTTTTTCGGCGGGCTCCTCGTCTGGTACGCGACGTCGGGCTGGGCGCGCCTCGCCGCGTTCGCGGTTCCGCCGCTGGTCGGCGAGGCGGGCACCACCGTCATCTGGGCGATCAGCGGCCTCGAAAACGGCATGTACGCCGCAACGCTGCTCGGGGCGCTGGCGCTCTTCGCCCGCGAACGCGGGAATCAGCGCGCGTGGCCGATTTCGGGCTTCGTATTTTTTCTTCTCGCGATCACGCGCCCCGAGGGCATGGTCTTCGGCGCGATGGCGGGGTTCTTCGTCGTCGTCACCGAGGTGCTGCCGCGCCTTCGTGTGACGCGCCGTCAGGTCGTCTTCGCGATGCTCTTTCTCGCGCCGCTCGCGATCTACCAGCTCTGGCGCTGGCGCTATTTTGCGTGGCCGTTTCCCAACACATTCTACGGCAAGGTCGCCGACGATGCCGTCGCAAGCCTGTGGTCCACGCGGTCGCGCGGCTGGGGCTATCTGCTCGGATACCTGCGCGAGTACGGCTACGTCGCCGCCGTCTTCGCCGCGCCGCTCGCCGCCGTCTCCCGCCGGCACTGGCGCGCCGCGGCGATCGTCGTGCCCGCACTCGCCTTCACGCTGTTCTTTCCGATCTACGCGCGCGGCGACTGGATGCGCGAATGGCGATTCTGCTCGATCGTCACCGCGCTGCTCGTTCCGGCGTGCGTGATCGGTGTGGCGAACGCGGCGGATTGGGCCGCGTGGATCGCGTCGAAGCTCGCGCGCGGGCGATTCCCCGCGGACGGCGCGCTCACCACGGCATTCGTCGGTCTCGCGGCCGTCGGCGGCGCTGTCGCCCTGTTCGCGGGGCAGTTCGAGCCGAGCCGAAAACATGTCGAAGGCTGGGTCGAAAAGCCGCAGGTCAACACCTTCAAACTCGCGCGGCGCGGCAAATATTTTCGCGAGATTGCCGACCGTCTCGACCTGCGCCCAGGCTCCGTCGCCGACACCGACATGGGCGGCATCGGCGCAAAGAGCGGCATGGTGATCCGCGACGTCGGGCGGCTGTGCGACGTGCCCTTCGGCGTCAATCAGTGGGACGAAAAATTCGTCGACGACTACATCTTCGCCCAGACGCGCCCCGACATCATCCACGCGCGCGACGCATGGGGACGCAGCTCGCACCTCACCACGAATCCGAAGCTCGATCGCGACTACATTCGCCTGCCTGAAGAACGCATCCTCGGCACCGAGCGCCTGAACGGCAACTTCATCCGCAAGGACCTGTTCGTCATGGACCGCGCCGAGCGCGACACGGCGCGATCGGTCGAGTTCTCGGCGGGAATCCGACTGGAGAACGTGGAGCTTCGCCCGGCCGTTTCGACGCCGAAGCAGAGTCTGCGCGTGCGTGCGACGTGGAGCCTCGCGGGAGCGGCGATGCCGGACATGGAAGCGGCGTATGAACTGGTCGGCGCGGACGGCGCGGTGCTCGCGTCCGAGAAGCAGAAGCCCGCGATGAACTGGTATCCCACGCAGAAGTGGCGCCCCGGCGAGTTTCCGGTCGATCTCGTGAAGATCAAAATCCCGGGCGACGCGCCCGAGGGCGAATATCGACTGCGCATCACGCTGCCGACTCCGGACGGCGCGACGCAGGCCGTCGACACGGGATACTCGCACCGCGTTTCCAAACGCGAAGCGGACGCCGAAAAGGAACGACTGCGCGCGGCGATTCGCGAAGCCATCGAATCGAACCCGGCCGCCGCGACGGCCCTCTTCGACGAGCTGTGGTATCTTCGGCGATCGGAAAACGAACGCGTTGTCGACCGGCGGCTGGAGCAGGACGCCGCGCGGGCGCTCACGCAGACCGCACGCCGCGCGCGCGACGCCGGGGACGAGGCGGTCGCGACCGAGCTCGCCGTCGCCGCGCGAATACTCGACCACCTCGATCCCGATGTGCGTGCGATCTGCCGGGAACTCGCGCTCATGGCCTATGCGCGGGGCCGGTCGCTCCAGAAGCAGGGCGGCGAATCGAACCTCGACGCCGCCTACCGCGAATTCACCGAGGCCCTGCGCCGGTACCCGCAGCTATCGTGGGCGCGCCGCCAAGCCGAGGAAACACGCCCGGCGGGTATAAGGCGAAGAGGGCTGAATTAACGCCGCCGCGTTCACGGTGCCCCGCCCGTGAACCGGATGTCGCGCAGATTGACGACCGTGCGTGAGCGGTCGCCGAAATCCTTCGCCTCCCATTTGTGGGCGACGGTCGCGCCGTCCACCTCGGCGAAGTTGCCGAGTCGCACCTCGCGCATCGCGCGGCCCTTTTTGTCGAAGCGCTCCGTCCTGATCGCGATGCCGCTCGCGAGCACATCGAAGCGCCACGAGCCGAGCCGTTTCGGCGCGTCTGGCGCGCGGGCCGCCTCGATCGTCGTCACGGGTCGGCCCTCCACGCGGGCGCTCGTGAGCACGGAGACGACGGGCCAGTCCTCGTAGCCGCCGTCGAGGTCGCGAAACGAGAAGACCGTGTTCGCGAAGAGGTCGTCGGCATCGAGCGATTCGAGCGAGGCCGTCTTGCCCGGCTTCGTCCGCGTGTAGTCGCGTGCAACGGTTGCGGTTGTGCCGATGCCCGACCGCTTCGCGGTGTAGACGTCACCCTCGTTCTTCCCGGTCGTCACGCGAAACGTGCGCGTCTCGCCGGAGGGCGTGCGCTCGATCGCGATCGACCACGCGGCGGTTTCGACCTTTCCGCCTTCGCGATAGGTGGTCACGTCGGCTTCGGCGGACCAGGAGCGCGTCGTATCGGAACAAAACGGCGCAATGCGGACGGGGTCTTCCGAACGTGACGTCGCGACGAATCCCAATGCCAACGCCAGTGCGGCGAGCGCAGCAAGTGCGGATTGTGAGTGTTTGGATCGCATGGTCCCTCGGTGTCGGCGGTTGATCGACCGCATGGCTCCCATACTCCGGCTCCCCGGTCAATCGTATCGCGCAACGCTTCGTTTCACGGACAGGATCCCGGCGGCGGATCGACATTGAATATGATGACTGTCAGTCAACTTCGTCCGCTGTTCCATTGACACGGTGGCGTCGATTCCGTTATCGATGAAAGCGCATTTTTCGCCGGTTTCGTGTGCGCGGGTCGAAAACCGGCGAGAAATTTGAATTTTTTCGCGATTCGGGATGCGACGGGGTGCGACATGCCAAAGGTCCTCTTCATCAATGCGCCGCTGCGCATGGAGCGGGTGGATGTTCCCAGTCCGCTCAGCTTCAGTCGCGGAGGACTGCGCGCGGCCATCACCGCGGCATATCTGCGCCGCCATGACATCGGCGTGGACATTCTCGACGCGGCGGTGCTGAATCTTTCGGTGGAGCGCGCGGCGCAACGCGCGGCCGACACCGCCGCCGACCTGATGGTCATCAGCACCAACCCATACTCGGTCGCGGTGTCAGCGGCACTCGCCTCGAAAGTCAAACAGTACCGTCCCGGCGTGCGCGTCGTCTTCGAGGGACCCTTCGTGACCGCGCTCCCCGAGACGACGCTCGAAATGTACCGCTCGGTCGATTACGGCCTGGTCGGCGAGCCCGAGGAACCGCTCGTCGGACTCTGCGGCTGCCTCGATCGGCCCGAGCAGGCGATCGCCGTGCCCGGTCTCGTGCTGCGCGACCACGGCCAGATTGTGGTGACGGAAGAACCTTCGCCGGCGG
Above is a window of Deltaproteobacteria bacterium DNA encoding:
- a CDS encoding helix-hairpin-helix domain-containing protein encodes the protein MDLAERIASEQSLSTAVVRRIIELLVAQATIPFIAHYRREDTGGLSAGRIARIADRHRAWKELVSRRDAVAQSIEEQGKLTDELRAAIEAVDNRQDLEDLFQPYRPKPATRAQKATESGLAPLAELIWAQASDDRPLADIAAPFVDPAKDVADEDAAWSGARAICAERIACLPELRGGLRRLAYATGHVASRPAEGVDDRAAAKYREYFNWNELAQGAAVKDVMILRRGEKEGLLSIHIVVEREAALAECRKTVIRNVDSPFLDQLEAAIEDAYDRLLAPSIEGDVRMKLRETSDAEAIDLIAANLRDLLLEPPFGPKVVMAVATHADRGFTAAVVDGAGKLIEVAALDQAGATLMPEAEVTLARMIDAHKPEGIAIAKAPGAQAVRASVETLVANMGLAGVTIVAVPEAEAAVYSTSPVGRDDMPDLEQHHRRAVSLARRLQDPLFELVKIDPRSIGSSPYHHDVDRTALLDRLLRVTTLCVCSVGVDLNTAHYRPISFVAGVGPVLAKNIVAFREQNTGFRTRSALHQVKKMTPTSFDQCAPYLRVAGENPLDMTAIHPERYPIVEKMAEDLGVDLAALPADPAVRARIDISKYLDENVGEPTLTHIREQLERPWPDPRGPFRPPVTNEGIRSLEDLQVGKKLTGVIANVTDYGAFVDIGLLQDGLVHMSQLTHRRIDHPQDVVCIGQVVDVVVTEVDAKRRRISLSIRAAEPKPERPVRRPPPAPAAAEGAPRAPRPPRPNGPEVAEGEVRLDGPPRGEVRPRRSDERAPRRDEGPRPERRDRRDDRGWKDGRDQALARSGDGRGGRDRGGRDGGDKAPPRREPEGWRPFANLVIVDGKIVMKEEDAKKK
- a CDS encoding zinc ribbon domain-containing protein — translated: MGSRNCPNCGAPLESGVRCGHCGADWSAPVGAKADGPRYHWAAFVSLGLSFPTFLVIQAPYVGFIFSGFSLFMGYDALRAIRRNPKKYRGRAVAFAGMAISAYTTVTMLEVVRMYRGFGL
- a CDS encoding YggS family pyridoxal phosphate-dependent enzyme, which codes for MTTNAVARNLASVRERADAAARKVGRDPAAITLVAVSKTHPVDVVTAAHAAGHLDFGENYAQELADKASAAPPDVRWHYIGRLQTNKVKFVAPVAYLVHTVDSERLAQELDRRAALLERRIAVLLQVNLAGEEQKGGVNPDELPALLDAVSACAHLDVRGLMTMPPFWPAERVRPFFAALRELRDRLASPSRPLAELSMGMSGDFEAAIEEGATIVRVGTAIFGTREP
- the maf gene encoding septum formation inhibitor Maf, which codes for MESEPRRFILASGSPRRRAMFAEMGVAFEVVVSNVPEDEMHGETPDAHVRRLAYAKADEVARGRDDALVLGVDTIVVIDGEILGKPANEGDAERMLGRLAGRDHTVFTGYALVWTAGVARESRVVQSRVFMRALTPERIQWYVATGEPMDKAGAYAIQGIGASLVTRVEGSYTCVVGLPLAEAVLDIERLVGPEWLFGRRP
- a CDS encoding phospholipid carrier-dependent glycosyltransferase, which codes for MGDGLDSETKDTSFGAKTSRPMFAALCLLILANTLVSSHVILADRVPPTHDVLFMSRAAAMLARAVLGEPGMWSGFLDATRDLFYPPLTHFTALPFSVLYPDTFDAAAMSISLYSAILMMAVFAIGQRLRDEATGLLAATLATLSPAALGFSRVYLVDWPLAALVAATLAMALATDRFSSRKFSIALGVLCGCGLLIKQT
- a CDS encoding zinc ribbon domain-containing protein, with translation MSDFPDRKCPNCGATLIGGTHRCHYCGADFKPAGWIDKPPPPHVLSFVALALAIVAVFFAGNISIQLPIGGACIAIGLLMLTLVKRRPDRFGGRNLALAAMVIAVAAMMLGIVIRISVQRLAEAPAPTMTGAQSSVYSSGRNAMLAQKMFYEDQAIMNPSGRPSYAGDLKSLLQYDKSLTVDSSVTFIFGSCNQSGYTFTVKHAESPAQFVMKE
- a CDS encoding outer membrane lipoprotein-sorting protein, translated to MRSKHSQSALAALAALALALGFVATSRSEDPVRIAPFCSDTTRSWSAEADVTTYREGGKVETAAWSIAIERTPSGETRTFRVTTGKNEGDVYTAKRSGIGTTATVARDYTRTKPGKTASLESLDADDLFANTVFSFRDLDGGYEDWPVVSVLTSARVEGRPVTTIEAARAPDAPKRLGSWRFDVLASGIAIRTERFDKKGRAMREVRLGNFAEVDGATVAHKWEAKDFGDRSRTVVNLRDIRFTGGAP